In the genome of Colwellia sp. PAMC 21821, the window GCTAAAGTATTGGGTATGGTCGGTGCCGGTCACCAATCTACTTTTCAATTACGTGCAGCGCTAGAGCAACGTAATTTTGAAAAAGTTGTTGGGTGGAATTTACATGCTGACAAGCTGAGTAATCTTGCTGACGTTTGTAAAGAGCTGAACATCCCATTTGAAGCACTAAGCCGTGAAGAGCTTTGCGCGCAAGCTGACGTTATTATTACGATTACTTCAGCATTTGAGTCTTTAATCGATAAAGATTGGGTTAAACCTGGTACGCACATAGCGTGTATGGGAACCGATACTAAAGGTAAGCAAGAAGTAGATGCTGCACTTTTAGCCACTGCAACCGTATTTACGGATGAATTGGCACAATCAATTACCATAGGTGAAGCACAACATGCTATTGCTGCTGGTTTAATTAAAGAAGCCGATATTGTGCCCATTGGTGATGTTATCAATGGTGTTAAGCCCGGTAGAACAAGTGATGATGAAATTACTTTATTCGACGGTACAGGGGTTGGCTTACAAGATTTAGCCGTAGCCTCGGTTGCTGCTGAATTGGCTGAAGAGCAAGGTTTAGCAACCTATTTCTCTCTATAAGTTAAAGTTAAAGTTAAAGTTAAGGTTAAAATTAGCTTTAATTTATAGTGCAAATAGCGTCGGCGGTGATATTATCCACGCCGACAAAATTCACTAACAAACACGCTTAAGCGCTACGCAATAATATTCATACCCATTGGCAATTCTCACCAAGAAAATTTATATCGCAACTCTTTAAAGCGCTAATAAAACTAGGCCTAAACCTGCATGAAGCTCAAAATTAATCGTATCAGTAAGACTATTTTTCGTAGTTTCTCTCAAGTAATGCTGCAAAAAAACACCATAACTGGCTTATTGTTCTGTCTTGGTATTGCGATTAATTCATTGACCATGTTGTTGGGTGCATTAATTGCTGTTTTGATCAGTATTATCACCGCTAAGCTATGCCGATATAATTCAGCACTACTTAAACAAGGTGTTTATGGTTTTAATGCCGCACTAGTTGGTACGGCGGTGTGGTTCTTTTTACCGGTGAGTTTACTGTCGTTTTTGATCATTGTAATTGGCGCATGGTTAGCCACTGTGATTAGCCATATCATGCTAATTTATAGTGCAAAATTCCCTATTTTTACCGCGCCTTTTATTATCTCAACATGGTGTATTTTACTCGTGCTTGAGGTTTTAGATATAGAACCCGTGATTGAGCAGTTTTCAACGCATGACATTGCTGATTTTTATACGGTATTTCGCGGTTTAGGCCAAGTGATGTTTCAAAGTTATTGGCTTTCAGGGCTGATATTCTTTGCTGCCCTGCTGGTCAGTTCAACTAGGTTGGCCATTTGGGGAGTAATAGGCTCAGGAGTGGGCCTGCTGATTGCTCGTGCTTTAGGTTATTCTGAAGGTACTTTATTAATCGGCGGTTATGGCTTTAATGCGGCGCTTGTTGCTATTACCTTGGCACAACGATACCAGACCAAACATTACCTGATTTTTCTTGGCATACTGCTCAGTGTTTTATTTTCTCAAGCGCTAACACTACTCGCAATACCTGCATTAACAGCACCATTTGTACTTGTTAGTTGGATAATTGTCGCAATACGGTCGAAAATGACCGGCGTGTATAAACTCCCTTAGCCAATGCCACAGCCTTTAAGTATGATTTGTGTTAACGACGTAACCACAGCCTCAAAGTCATCGTCACTCATAGCTTCTTTATCAAGAGCAGCAACAACTTGCACGTTAAAGTCGGCGTAATGTTGCGTTGAACTCCATATTAAGAATAATAAATGGTGCGGATTTACAGGGTCAATTAAACCTTGTTTTACCCAGGACTCGATAACCATAACTTTACTGTTTAACCAAACTTTAAAATCATTATTTAAGTATTCGTTTAGCACAGGTGCACCATGAATTAATTCGCTAGCAAATATTCTTGAGGCGTCAGGATCATTTTTAGAGTGCATGACTTTCGCGCGTATGTAGGCGCTAAGTACTTCTTTAGGATCATTATCAATATTGAGTGTGTCGTAATCTCTATTCCACACGGCAATAATATTACTGAGTAATTGCTGATATAAGTCGGTTTTATCTTTAAAGTAGTAATGAATATTAGCTCGCGCTATATTCGCCCGCTCGGCTATACGTTTAATCGACGCGCCTTTGAAACCATAGGTTACAAACTCTTTCTTCGCAGCGTCGAAAATAATAGCTTTGTTCTTTTGTCGAATACTACCTTCTGATACTTTGTCTTTACTCACAAAAATTCCTATTAAAATAAGACCTTTAACCGCTAAATATAGTCGAAAGCCCTACTGATATTTTTCATTTTTAACGCGTGGCACCAATTAAAACAAAGCGTTTTTTAATCTGCTGGTCGCTCATTAGTTAGCATAAAATATGTTTTAAAGTATGCTGTGTATTTTTCTGCAGCCGCTTTGACGGGCTAAAGTCGGGCCTACAGGTAGCAATTTATAAAATCTTCGTTGACCATTATCTAGATTGCTTGACGGGCTGAAGCCCGACCTACATGTTTCATGGTTCTATAGAATATAAATAACGAAAAGCGAAAGATAAAAAGGCAGTTTATATAACTGCCTTTTGTGTAAACTACATTTTAAAACTGTGCCTTAAAACTGTGCCTTAAAACGGTGCCTTAAACTCGGTAGCGAAATACTATTTTAATTTCGCTAACCAAATCGCTAAGGTGGTGCGCTCTTCGTCTGTCATTTCAGTTTTATTCATAAATGGCATATCTTTAGCGTCTATTACCCGCGCTTGAATGCGAGGAGCCCACTGCTTAACTGTGTCGATATCAGAAAATACGATACCAGCCGGTGCTATGGTAAAAATATCATCTGTAGGCTTTTCTGAATGACATGAGCCGCAACGTTGCTCTATTATTTGTGTGACTTGTGCGTTGGTCACAACCTGTTGCTGTTGCGCTTCGCTGATTTCGACTGAGCGAGGTGCTATAGCAACCGCTAGTACAACCGTAGCAACTACAGAGGCGACTAATATTAGTGGTTTTTGTTTACCAAAATGGCGTAAAACAAAATACTGGCGAACGGCGGCAGTGATCAAAATAATCGCAATTAATATTAACCAATTAGCACTATGATTAAAGGTCATTGGGTAATGATTTGAAATCATAATAAAGATAATTGGCAAGGTAGTATAAGTATTATGAGTCGAGCGCACTTTCGCGTTTAAGCCATAAGCTGGATCGGGCGCTTTACCTTCTTCAACCGCTTTAACTAAGGCACGTTGTGACGGCATAATACCGAAAAATACGTTACCCGCCATAATAGTACCTATGATAGCGCCCATGTGCATGTAAGCACCACGCGCACTAAATATTTGGGTTAAACCATAAGACAAGGCTGTAGCAACAACGATTAAGATTAACCCTAAAATAATGCCATGGTTTCTTAGCTTAGTACGGACTAAAAATTCATAAATACCGACGCCTACAACAATAGAGCCAAGGCCTAATAAAATGGCTTGCATCTGCGATAAATCCGCAACGCGTTTATCAATTAAATAAGATTCGGCACCGACGTAAAACATCAATGACAGTAATAAAAACCCGGTGATCCAAGTAGTATACGCTTCCCATTTAAACCAGTGTAATGTCGCTGGCATTTTTGGTGGTGCAAGTTTATATTTGGCCACTTCGTAGAAGCCACCACCGTGAATTGCCCAAAGATCGCCGCCAATGCCTTTATCGGCTTTTTCTTGTGGTGGTGTTTCTAAATGGTTGTCTAACCAAACAAAGTAAAAAGAAGCACCTATCCAGGCAATGCCGGTAATAAGGTGAGCAAAGCGAATGACTAAATTTAGCCATTCATTAATATACGGATCCATAATATTCCTTAGTGTCCAAAGTCTTTAATTTTTAACTTTTAATTATTGTTGTTGTGACTATTTTTTAAGTCTAAGCGAGTAATTTTATACTCGCTCACCCATAATATGAGTCGCTTTAATATGGCGTTCGTCGCCTAACATGCTTAAAATAAATAGTTTTTCTGATAGTGTTTTACAATGTTGCATGCGTCTATCCATTAACGGCGTCGCATGATAATCGAGTACGATAAAGTCTGCTTCAGCGCCTTTAACAAAATTACCAATCGTGCCTTCAAGATCTAAGGCAATTGCACCACCTAAAGTGGCTAGATAAAGCGATTTAAATGGGTTGAGTTTATCGCCACGCAGTTGCTGAGTTTTATAACCTTCATTTATGGTGCTCAACATAGAGAATGTCGTGCCTGCGCCAATATCACTCCCTAAGCCAACATTGACATCAAACGATTCTGCTTGTTTAAGGTTAAATAAGCCGCTGCCTAAAAACAGGTTTGAACTAGGACAAAAAGCAATTGCCGAGCCAGTTTCTCCTAAGCGTTTACATTCACTGTCATGTAAATGAACACCATGAGCAAAGACGCTACGACGACCCAGTAATTTACTTTTATCATAAACATCTAAATAACCGTCACTGTCAGGGAAAAGTTCTTCTACCCAAGCAATTTCTGCTTTGTTTTCACTTAGATGGGTATGTAAATAAACACTTGGATTTTCGGCTAACAACTGACCTGCTTTATTAAGTTGCTCTGTTGAACAAGTAGGGGCGAATCTAGGGGTAATGGCATATTGTAAACGGTCAGTGTTATGCCATTTTTCGATTAATGCTTTACTGTCTTCATAGCCACTTTCGGCGGTGTCAGTTAAGTAGTCTGGGCAATTTTGATCCATTAACACTTTGCCACAAATCATGCGTAATTTTTTCTGCTGAGCTACGGTAAAAAATGCGTCTACTGACTCTTTATGCACCGTACCAAAGACTAAGGCTGTGGTAGTACCCGCTTCAAGTAATTGACTTAAAAAGAACTCTGCTACTTTCTTACCGTGTTCTAGATCTGAAAATTGACGTTCAAATGGAAAAGTATAGTTTTCTAACCATTCCAATAATTGTTCACCATATGACGCAATCATTTCTGTTTGCGGATAATGCACGTGGGTATCAATAAAGCCAGGCATGATTAAGCCATTTTCATAGTGAATGACTTCAACGTCTTTATCTAATGTCGCAAGCAGCGCTTGCGCTTCACCCATTTGTTCAATGAGTCCATCTTTAATAATGAGTAGGCCATCTTCGATGTACTGATAACTTTCTTGTAGAGAAACTTTGGCGGGATCAGCCAAAAAATGCAGTAACTCTCCACGATATACTTTCAACATTCTGTTTACCTATTTTATAAATATTGACGAAATATTATTGGTTAATGCCAATATTATTTTCAAATAGTGAGTAAAAAGCCAAAATGGATCTTTAATGGTAATTTTTACTCTACACTATTAAAATTTTTCTTTAAAAACTTATGTATTAACAAATACTATGGTTAATTTAGCATTCGGCTATGACTAACGAACCATCCAATTCAAGCACGTCACAGTTATCACCATCGCCGCCTCTGTCAATCACTAAGAAGTCACTTTCACTGCCTAAGGCTAAACAGAAATGATGCCAAGTACCTTTATGATAGTTAACACCTTGGTTTGAATTCGCCAAAAATATTTCTATTTTATTAACGTCAAACTCACCTGCAGGTGCCACCACAACTATATATGGGTTTTGGCCCATCGGAATAAAGGCTTGGCTACCGTGCGGGTGACGTTCCATCATTTTAATCGCGATGGGTTGAGCGAGGGGTGTCGAACGAAATATATTTACAATTGGGTGACCGGTTTTATCAGTCACATCAATTTTAGCTAAGTCATGGTAGCGCTGGGTAAAACCATCATTTATTTCTATTATTTTAGCGTCAGCATTGGCTTCAATAACATCACCAAAAGCACTGAATGCCGCACTTGTTAATGGTTTTGGCGTAATTGTTTGTCTGTTTTTAGTCATAATGAATTCCTGCTTAATTTGTTGTTAGCTACCACGGTATGTTGAATAACCAAACGCAGTTAATAACAATGGAATATGGTAATGGCTTGGGCTGCCATCTAGCTCGAACACGATATCAACATAAGGGTAAAAACCTGGTTCTTTATTTGCTAAAAAATAAGGTTTAGTGGCAAAGTGCATACGATAAACACCCGCTGCTAGTACCACCTTATCCGCTAATAAACCGGCAATGCGACCATCGGCGTTAGTCACACCTGTTGCTAATTCATTCCAACCATCACTGGTTTGAGCAAACAAGGTAATAGGTAAATTTTGTGCCGGTAAACCGCGTGTGGTATCAAGCACATGAGTCGTTATTTGGCTCATATTAGTTTTTCTAAACGTAAGTGAAATATTTTTCGTTGCTCTTCTGCCGCATTAGCCAGTTCAGTCGCTTTATCGTTAGGTAAACGTGCTTGCAATAATGCCACCATTTGCGCAGCACTTTTGCCGGTTGCACAGACGATAAAAATAAAACCAAATTTTTCGAGATAATCGGCGTTCCCTTGCGCTAATGATTCAATCACTTGTTCTGTTGCTTCACTGACTGAACTTTGTTCACCACTTGCAAGCTCTTTAGTATTGGCATATTTCGCTCTAAGGGTGTCAACGTTACCAATTTGTGGATGACCTTCAAACGCTTCTAAATAGTCTGCTTCGGCTAGACCTTGCCACGCTGTATCAGCTTTCGTTTCTAAATCTTTTTTATCAGCAAAAGGGCGAGCCTTAACCATGCCAGATACCCACGCTGCTGAGGTACAGCACTGCATAAAAGTGTGTGTGGCTTCGTCGACGGTTAAGTCATTTAATTGTGCTAAATTCATAATATTTCCTATTAATTATTTTGTTGCTTAAATATTCAAGTGCAATAATTGACTACGTCACTATCCACCCGTTTTACTGTTCTCATTAGCAGTGCTTTCAATACCCTGCTTTACAGTGATAATTTGTTGAGGATAACTATAATACTCTCTTTATTTGGAGATTCTAACGTAAAGATATTTCACATTGTAAAACGTAATTAATAACATTTTCTAAAATAACAAGGTGTTGATACGTTGTCATAAAATGAAATAAAACTTACAAACGTTAGTCGGCGCTAAGTAATTGCTTTAATTCTTGCCAATGAATGCCCTGTTGCGACTTAGGGCGAGCTTTACTAACAGAATTTGCATCGACACTTTGCTGATTTTCTTGTGCTAATTGATCATTTATTGCCGCTAATTTTACTTGCTGAGCTTGGTAAATATTAATAATTTCGGCTGACACTGAAACCGCAACTTCCATCGGTAATTTACCGCCAACGTCTGCTAAGCCAATGGGACAATTCATTCGAGCCACTTGTTTTTGATCAATATCTCGGTGTTTATAGCGTTGTTGAAAGCGACGCCATTTGGTGTTTGACGCAATTAAGCCTAAATAATGAAAGTCTGCCCGCTTTAATATGGCTTGTGATATTTCAAAATCCATTTGATGATTATGTGTCATAACAATGAAGTAGCTATTAGCTGGCATGCTAGCCACTTCAAGTTCAGGTGATTCACTGACCACTTTAACGACATTATCATAAGATGAAAGGTTCGATGGAAACTGCGCTTCTCGGCTATCGACCCACGTAACTTTGCAGGGTAATTGCGCTAAAATAGGCACCAATGCCTTACCAACATGCCCGGCACCGAACAACATAATATTAACGCCTGTAGCGGCAAAACATTCAAATAACACCGACGTGTTGCCTCCACAACATTGACCTAAATTACTGCCCAGTTGAAAGTGCTCAATATGTTGGCAACTTTCACCTGAATTTAGCATTTTTTTAGCGTATTTAATCGCTTTGTGTTCAAGGTGACCACCGCCAATAGTGTCAAAAATATCATCATGACTGATCACCATTTTTGTACCACTATTTCTAGGCGTAGAGCCAGAAACACCAACCAAGGTCACTAATACATAGGCTTGACCTTGTTTGCTTAACTTATAGCTAGCACTACTCCAGTTAGTTGTCATAATTTGCTCGCAATGCTCACGCGTTATCTTTCATGGCTTCTACAGCCCAAAGTACGCGTTCAGGTGTAGCCGGTGTGTCCAAAACAGGACTTAATTTGTAGTCGGATACACTTGAAATGGCATCTTTAAGTGCCGACCAAACCGATATACCTAACATAAATGGCGGTTCACCAACGGCTTTTGAGTTATAAATAGTTTGCTCACGGTTAGGATCGTCAGGGACTAAATCAACTCTAAAATCGCTGGGCGTATCGCTAATGGCTGGAATTTTATAGGTCGCAGGGTTATTCGATAATAATCGCCCTTGCTCGTTCCAAACCAACTCTTCGGTAGTTAGCCACCCCATTCCTTGAATAAATGCGCCTTCAATTTGGCCGATATCAATGGCCGGATTCAATGAATGCCCCACGTCATGCAATATATCGGCACGTAATAATTTATATTCACCGGTTAAGGTATCAATTAATACTTCTGATACTGCAGCACCGGTTGAGTAATAGAAAAACGGTCGACCTTTACCTGTAGCGCGATCAAAATGTATTTTCGGTGTTTTATAAAAACCGGTCGAAGAAAGTGACACGCGTCCCATGTAGGCTTGTTGAACAAACTCGGCGAATGAAAACTTCTCTTTTCCTACAATTACTTGGCTTTCTTTAAAGCTAACTTCAGCTTGGTTAACGTTATATTTTTCACAGGCAAACTCAATCAACCGCGCTTTAATGGTTTTAGCCGCCGCTTGTGCCGCTTTACCGTTTAAGTCTGTGCCCGAAGACGCTGCTGTTGGCGACGTATTCGGTACTTTATCGGTTCGAGTAGCAGAAACGCCAACGGTATCAACATCGACTTGAAATTCTTCAGCAACAATTTGCGCCACTTTGGTATATAAACCTTGGCCCATTTCAGTGCCGCCATGGTTTAAATGAATAGTACCATCGGTATAAATGTGCACTAAGGCACCCGCTTGGTTTAAATGCTGAACAGTAAACGAAATACCAAATTTTACTGGCGTTAAAGCAATGCCCTTTTTCAGTAAGGTATTTTCAATATTAAACTGGCTAATGCTTGCTCTGCGCGCTTGATAGTCTGAGCTTTGCTCTAATGACGTGATCAATTCCGCCATTTTATTATGTTCAACCGTTTGATGATAATGGGTGACGTTGCGATCATCTTTACCGTATAAATTGATTTTACGAATTTCTAACGGGTCTTTACCTAGGTAGCGAGCAATATCGTCCATCACCATTTCGATGGTCATCATACCTTGTGGGCCGCCAAAACCACGATAAGCGGTGTGGGAAACAGTATTTAATTTGCAGCGATTACCCGTGACTGTTGCTTGATCTAAAAAGTAAGCGTTGTCAGAATGAAACATGGCTCTATCGACAATGGCATCTGATAAATCGGGTGAATAGCCACAATTACCGTTAACCTCGATATTTATGCCTTTAATTTGCCCGTCACTATCAAAGCCAACGTGGTAATTATTTTCAAATGGATGGCGTTTACCTGTCATGCACATATCGTCTGAACGGCTAAGTTTAAACTTAACAGGACGTTTTGTTACATTAGATAAAAGCGCTGCAAGACAAGCCCATGGTGCCGCTTGGGTTTCTTTACCACCAAAACCACCGCCCATTCGACGCGTATCCACAATCACTTTATTAAGCGGAATATCGAGTACTTCAGCCACTAACTTTTGTACTTCACTCGGGTGCTGTGACGATGAAAATACGGTCATAACACCATCTTCGGTTGGCTCAGCGGTTGAAACTTGTCCTTCAAGATAAAAATGCTCTTGACCACCGACTGAAATTTCACCTGATAACTGGTGAGTCGCTTGCTCAATAGCTGTCGCAGAGTCACCACGTTTCATGGTAAAAGGCGGTCGAACAAAGCTTTGCTTTGCTAAAGCCTCTTTAACGGTTAATACCGCAGGAAGCGCTTCATATTCAATTTTGGCTAACTTAACCGCACGTCTAGCCAAGTCATGACTCGTGGCCGCAACCGCAAATATTGGCTGACCGATATAGTCAACTTTACCAATGGCTAATACCGGATCGCCAGGGAATACGGGGCCAATGTCAGTATGTCCAGGCACATCTTCTACTGTGATCACAGCCACAACGCCTTCAGCTGCTTTGACGGCCGATAAGTCGATACTTTTAATCAGTCCATGCGCAATAGTACTTTGTCCTGCTGCAGCATGTAGTTGGCCACGAAGGCTGGGTCTATCATCAATATATAGCGCTTCACCACTGACATGTTTGTCAGCACTTTCGTGCTTTTTCGAGCGACCTACTCCGCCTTGACCGACTGAGGCTAATTCATGACTAATATTGTCATTAGAATGTTTGGTATTTATAAGACTACGCATAATTAACTACCCGAGTTTCAATATTTTTACTTTGTAATTCCAAGTAACATTTTTGGATTAAGTTTTGTGCGACTTTCATGCGATATTTATCAGAAGCGCGAACATCAGACATCGGCTGAAAGTCTTGCGTTAATGCCTGTTGCGCCGCTGTGACACTTTCGCTATCAAAGGCTTTATTTAATAAGGCGGCTTCACATTGCTTAGCACGCATAGGAATACCGGCCATGCCTCCGAAGGCGATACGAACATGTGTGACAATATTGTCTTTAAGTTCAATATTAAAGGCAGCTAAAACCGCTGAAATGTCATCGTCAATGCGCTTAGATATTTTATAAACTTTCAATACTTGATCGGGCTTTGACTTAGGTATGTAGATATTTTTAATAAATTCAGACGCTTTTAATACCGTTTTTTTGTAATCAACAAAATAGTCTTCTACGGCTATTTTGCGCTCTTCATCACCACGTTGTAAGGTCATTTGAGCGTCTAAAGCGATTAGCGCTGGTGGCATATCACCAATAGGCGAAGCATTACCAATATTGCCACCTAAAGTGCCATTATTACGAATTTGTCGTGAACCAATACGTTCAATCATTTCGCCAAGCTCATGATATTCCTCATGTAACATCGGGGTAAAATCACTGTAAGGTACTGCTGAGCCAATAATGAATTCTTCAGTGTTATTTTCTAAGGTTTGTAATTCAGTGACATCACCCAAATAAACCAGATCTTCAATGGTGGCTAAGTTTTGTGTCACTGACAGCGCGAGATCTGTCGCCCCCGCAACGAGGGTTGCTTGCGGATTTGATAATAATTTTTCGGCCAATTCAGCTGTACTTTTTGGTGCAAAGTAACCATGACGCGAATTAGAAAGCTTAGCTGATGGTAGCCCTTTAAAGTCATTTAGCTGTTGCACGGTTTCGTTATAATGCTGTGCAAATGAGTCAGCTTCACAATGTTCACTCGATGCTAAGGCCGCATCGATAATAGAGCGATATCCGGTGCAACGGCATAAATTGCCTGCAAGTGCTTCTAGCACTTCTTCACGATTAGGTTTGTTATTATGTTTATGTAAAGCAAATGAGGACATAACAAAGCCAGGTGTACAAAAGCCACATTGTGAACCATGATTATCTACCATAGATTGCTGTACATGATGAAGTTTAGCGCCTTGCTTAAGGTGCTCTACGGTAATTAACTGTTTACCGTGTAAACTGCCAACAAAACTAATACAGGCATTTATTGATTTATAATTAAGTGCTTGGCTATCTTTGGCTAATTCAGCAATAACCACGGTACAAGCACCACAGTCGCCAGAAGAACACCCTTCTTTCGTACCGCTGTTAAAGCGCTCTTCACGTAAATACTGCAAAACAGTTAAATTGGGATCTATGTTCTCTATCGTCACAACGTCGTTGTTTAATAAGAAACGAACTGCACTTGTAGCCATAATTAGTTCCGTGGTTAATTTTGTAAATGTTTCATAGTTTAAATATATCAGAATAAAAACCTGACACAAGTGTCAATTTATTATTTTACCTGTAAACTTTCGCTAAAATTCAATTTTAAGAAAGCACAGCGCTAAATAAAGAAAATAAACACTTTAAAATCAACTTATTCCCTCAAAACTTTAAAATAAGGCTAACCAAAAGTTAAATTTATAACGTTAACTTTTCTTTAACTTTGCGCTAGCTCAATTATAACTGGGGGATAAATTAGATAACCCGCCTAATAACCTTGATCTCAATAGCT includes:
- the xdhC gene encoding xanthine dehydrogenase accessory protein XdhC, with product MTTNWSSASYKLSKQGQAYVLVTLVGVSGSTPRNSGTKMVISHDDIFDTIGGGHLEHKAIKYAKKMLNSGESCQHIEHFQLGSNLGQCCGGNTSVLFECFAATGVNIMLFGAGHVGKALVPILAQLPCKVTWVDSREAQFPSNLSSYDNVVKVVSESPELEVASMPANSYFIVMTHNHQMDFEISQAILKRADFHYLGLIASNTKWRRFQQRYKHRDIDQKQVARMNCPIGLADVGGKLPMEVAVSVSAEIINIYQAQQVKLAAINDQLAQENQQSVDANSVSKARPKSQQGIHWQELKQLLSAD
- the bhcD gene encoding iminosuccinate reductase BhcD — encoded protein: MSHSTSNQSKGVSVISEAVCQKIVGRDNAFTAVESVFAAMAKNTAYNFPVIREAIGHENALYGFKSGFDRDGMVLGLKSGGYWPGNTEKGLTNHQSTVILFDPDTGKLKSLVGGNYLTAVRTAASSAVSIAHLARKNAKVLGMVGAGHQSTFQLRAALEQRNFEKVVGWNLHADKLSNLADVCKELNIPFEALSREELCAQADVIITITSAFESLIDKDWVKPGTHIACMGTDTKGKQEVDAALLATATVFTDELAQSITIGEAQHAIAAGLIKEADIVPIGDVINGVKPGRTSDDEITLFDGTGVGLQDLAVASVAAELAEEQGLATYFSL
- the xdhB gene encoding xanthine dehydrogenase molybdopterin binding subunit translates to MRSLINTKHSNDNISHELASVGQGGVGRSKKHESADKHVSGEALYIDDRPSLRGQLHAAAGQSTIAHGLIKSIDLSAVKAAEGVVAVITVEDVPGHTDIGPVFPGDPVLAIGKVDYIGQPIFAVAATSHDLARRAVKLAKIEYEALPAVLTVKEALAKQSFVRPPFTMKRGDSATAIEQATHQLSGEISVGGQEHFYLEGQVSTAEPTEDGVMTVFSSSQHPSEVQKLVAEVLDIPLNKVIVDTRRMGGGFGGKETQAAPWACLAALLSNVTKRPVKFKLSRSDDMCMTGKRHPFENNYHVGFDSDGQIKGINIEVNGNCGYSPDLSDAIVDRAMFHSDNAYFLDQATVTGNRCKLNTVSHTAYRGFGGPQGMMTIEMVMDDIARYLGKDPLEIRKINLYGKDDRNVTHYHQTVEHNKMAELITSLEQSSDYQARRASISQFNIENTLLKKGIALTPVKFGISFTVQHLNQAGALVHIYTDGTIHLNHGGTEMGQGLYTKVAQIVAEEFQVDVDTVGVSATRTDKVPNTSPTAASSGTDLNGKAAQAAAKTIKARLIEFACEKYNVNQAEVSFKESQVIVGKEKFSFAEFVQQAYMGRVSLSSTGFYKTPKIHFDRATGKGRPFFYYSTGAAVSEVLIDTLTGEYKLLRADILHDVGHSLNPAIDIGQIEGAFIQGMGWLTTEELVWNEQGRLLSNNPATYKIPAISDTPSDFRVDLVPDDPNREQTIYNSKAVGEPPFMLGISVWSALKDAISSVSDYKLSPVLDTPATPERVLWAVEAMKDNA
- the guaD gene encoding guanine deaminase, translating into MLKVYRGELLHFLADPAKVSLQESYQYIEDGLLIIKDGLIEQMGEAQALLATLDKDVEVIHYENGLIMPGFIDTHVHYPQTEMIASYGEQLLEWLENYTFPFERQFSDLEHGKKVAEFFLSQLLEAGTTTALVFGTVHKESVDAFFTVAQQKKLRMICGKVLMDQNCPDYLTDTAESGYEDSKALIEKWHNTDRLQYAITPRFAPTCSTEQLNKAGQLLAENPSVYLHTHLSENKAEIAWVEELFPDSDGYLDVYDKSKLLGRRSVFAHGVHLHDSECKRLGETGSAIAFCPSSNLFLGSGLFNLKQAESFDVNVGLGSDIGAGTTFSMLSTINEGYKTQQLRGDKLNPFKSLYLATLGGAIALDLEGTIGNFVKGAEADFIVLDYHATPLMDRRMQHCKTLSEKLFILSMLGDERHIKATHIMGERV
- a CDS encoding urea transporter, which gives rise to MKLKINRISKTIFRSFSQVMLQKNTITGLLFCLGIAINSLTMLLGALIAVLISIITAKLCRYNSALLKQGVYGFNAALVGTAVWFFLPVSLLSFLIIVIGAWLATVISHIMLIYSAKFPIFTAPFIISTWCILLVLEVLDIEPVIEQFSTHDIADFYTVFRGLGQVMFQSYWLSGLIFFAALLVSSTRLAIWGVIGSGVGLLIARALGYSEGTLLIGGYGFNAALVAITLAQRYQTKHYLIFLGILLSVLFSQALTLLAIPALTAPFVLVSWIIVAIRSKMTGVYKLP
- the uraD gene encoding 2-oxo-4-hydroxy-4-carboxy-5-ureidoimidazoline decarboxylase, with the translated sequence MNLAQLNDLTVDEATHTFMQCCTSAAWVSGMVKARPFADKKDLETKADTAWQGLAEADYLEAFEGHPQIGNVDTLRAKYANTKELASGEQSSVSEATEQVIESLAQGNADYLEKFGFIFIVCATGKSAAQMVALLQARLPNDKATELANAAEEQRKIFHLRLEKLI
- a CDS encoding urate hydroxylase PuuD, giving the protein MDPYINEWLNLVIRFAHLITGIAWIGASFYFVWLDNHLETPPQEKADKGIGGDLWAIHGGGFYEVAKYKLAPPKMPATLHWFKWEAYTTWITGFLLLSLMFYVGAESYLIDKRVADLSQMQAILLGLGSIVVGVGIYEFLVRTKLRNHGIILGLILIVVATALSYGLTQIFSARGAYMHMGAIIGTIMAGNVFFGIMPSQRALVKAVEEGKAPDPAYGLNAKVRSTHNTYTTLPIIFIMISNHYPMTFNHSANWLILIAIILITAAVRQYFVLRHFGKQKPLILVASVVATVVLAVAIAPRSVEISEAQQQQVVTNAQVTQIIEQRCGSCHSEKPTDDIFTIAPAGIVFSDIDTVKQWAPRIQARVIDAKDMPFMNKTEMTDEERTTLAIWLAKLK
- a CDS encoding ureidoglycolate lyase — its product is MTKNRQTITPKPLTSAAFSAFGDVIEANADAKIIEINDGFTQRYHDLAKIDVTDKTGHPIVNIFRSTPLAQPIAIKMMERHPHGSQAFIPMGQNPYIVVVAPAGEFDVNKIEIFLANSNQGVNYHKGTWHHFCLALGSESDFLVIDRGGDGDNCDVLELDGSLVIAEC
- a CDS encoding TetR/AcrR family transcriptional regulator, with translation MSKDKVSEGSIRQKNKAIIFDAAKKEFVTYGFKGASIKRIAERANIARANIHYYFKDKTDLYQQLLSNIIAVWNRDYDTLNIDNDPKEVLSAYIRAKVMHSKNDPDASRIFASELIHGAPVLNEYLNNDFKVWLNSKVMVIESWVKQGLIDPVNPHHLLFLIWSSTQHYADFNVQVVAALDKEAMSDDDFEAVVTSLTQIILKGCGIG
- the uraH gene encoding hydroxyisourate hydrolase; protein product: MSQITTHVLDTTRGLPAQNLPITLFAQTSDGWNELATGVTNADGRIAGLLADKVVLAAGVYRMHFATKPYFLANKEPGFYPYVDIVFELDGSPSHYHIPLLLTAFGYSTYRGS